One window of Caldicoprobacter guelmensis genomic DNA carries:
- a CDS encoding Gfo/Idh/MocA family protein, whose amino-acid sequence MKDGKLCIGIIGAGNIAQSAHIPNYKKQKDVEIIGVCDFNLERAKEVANKFDIKYAFNSYQDIINIEEIDAISICTPNNSHAEIAIAAANAKKHILCEKPMAMNVKEAEEMCKAAKDNNIVFMMGFVNRFRAESKLIKALADAGKFGEIYYAKTGWMRRRGTPLGWFTDLSKSGGGPVIDIGVHVIDLTWYFMGKPKPISVSAATYSKIGNYQTKGVGRWVALDADNIVFETEDSASGFIRFENGASMTFDVSWAINGKDTGVYSYIFGTKAGASFNPLMIYGEEENYLMDSSPVIRQEDSFANQIEHFIECIREGKQPIAPAEDGLEVQKMLNGIYESAKLGREVML is encoded by the coding sequence ATGAAAGACGGTAAGTTGTGTATAGGTATAATCGGAGCCGGAAATATCGCTCAAAGCGCTCATATACCAAATTACAAAAAACAAAAGGACGTTGAGATAATAGGGGTATGCGATTTCAACCTGGAAAGAGCTAAAGAAGTTGCCAATAAGTTCGACATAAAATATGCCTTCAACAGTTATCAGGATATCATCAATATTGAAGAGATCGACGCAATAAGCATCTGTACCCCCAATAACTCCCATGCTGAGATTGCCATTGCGGCAGCCAATGCCAAAAAACATATACTGTGCGAAAAGCCCATGGCTATGAACGTAAAAGAAGCAGAAGAGATGTGCAAGGCTGCCAAGGACAACAATATCGTATTCATGATGGGATTTGTAAACAGATTCCGCGCTGAAAGCAAGCTCATAAAAGCACTGGCTGACGCAGGCAAATTTGGAGAGATATACTACGCAAAAACAGGGTGGATGAGAAGGCGCGGTACACCACTTGGATGGTTTACTGACCTATCCAAATCTGGTGGCGGCCCCGTCATAGATATCGGAGTTCATGTAATCGATTTAACATGGTACTTCATGGGCAAGCCAAAGCCAATAAGCGTGAGTGCCGCTACATACAGCAAAATAGGCAATTATCAAACCAAAGGTGTAGGCCGTTGGGTGGCTTTGGATGCTGACAATATCGTATTTGAAACCGAAGATTCTGCTTCGGGCTTTATCAGGTTTGAAAACGGTGCTTCCATGACATTCGACGTAAGCTGGGCTATTAACGGAAAAGATACAGGAGTATACAGCTATATCTTCGGTACAAAAGCCGGCGCAAGTTTTAATCCCTTGATGATTTACGGCGAAGAAGAAAACTACTTGATGGACTCCTCTCCCGTCATCAGGCAGGAAGACAGCTTTGCCAATCAAATAGAACACTTCATAGAATGCATACGTGAAGGCAAACAACCCATAGCACCAGCCGAGGATGGCCTTGAAGTTCAAAAAATGCTCAACGGGATTTATGAATCGGCAAAGCTGGGTAGAGAAGTGATGCTGTGA
- a CDS encoding UvrB/UvrC motif-containing protein, whose product MLCQQCQKRPATVHFTKIVNNHKTEFYLCEECARQKEDFKAFIPFSINDLLTGFLDMDKADVSVRSPGLLKCKTCGMDFVQFKKVGRLGCQDCYKYFAEELAPVIRRVQGGTKHTGKVPRRAGVGLRIERQIKQLKAQLQKAVEAEAFEEAARLRDQIRELERQLGQL is encoded by the coding sequence ATGTTGTGCCAACAATGCCAAAAGCGTCCTGCTACGGTTCACTTTACTAAAATAGTTAATAACCATAAGACTGAATTTTACCTGTGTGAGGAGTGTGCAAGGCAAAAAGAAGATTTCAAGGCGTTTATCCCCTTTTCCATAAACGATCTTTTAACCGGATTTCTGGATATGGATAAGGCCGATGTTTCAGTTAGGAGCCCGGGATTGCTTAAATGCAAGACTTGTGGTATGGATTTTGTGCAGTTTAAGAAAGTGGGGAGGCTGGGTTGCCAGGATTGTTATAAATATTTTGCTGAGGAGCTTGCCCCTGTGATTAGGAGAGTTCAAGGGGGCACAAAACACACCGGAAAAGTGCCCAGAAGAGCAGGGGTAGGGCTGCGCATTGAACGCCAGATTAAGCAACTGAAGGCTCAGCTCCAAAAAGCGGTTGAGGCCGAAGCCTTTGAAGAAGCAGCCCGGTTAAGGGATCAGATACGGGAGCTTGAAAGGCAATTGGGCCAACTATAA
- a CDS encoding sugar phosphate isomerase/epimerase family protein gives MENLGLQLYSIKELTQKDFIGTLKEVANIGYDGVEFAGFFNTPAKELKKALDDLNLIPCGSHTGIDLLQNNLDEVIEYNLEIGNRYVICPGIPHHMRDSADAYKRLGELFNKIGQRCKENGIQFAYHNHDFEFEKFDDQYGLDILMSHTAPDLVHLELDTFWVEYCGLKAVDFMRKYPQQCSSLIHIKDLKSMDEKVSTEIGSGIVDFVEIVRVGKELGIKWYIVEQEEFEKPQLESIKQSLNYLRNIL, from the coding sequence ATGGAAAATTTAGGCTTACAGCTCTATTCAATAAAAGAGCTTACCCAAAAGGATTTCATTGGCACTCTAAAAGAAGTAGCCAATATAGGTTATGATGGAGTAGAATTTGCAGGTTTTTTCAACACTCCCGCCAAGGAGCTTAAAAAAGCGTTGGACGACCTGAACCTCATTCCCTGTGGCAGCCACACCGGCATTGACTTACTTCAAAACAATCTTGACGAAGTGATAGAATATAACCTCGAAATAGGAAACCGGTACGTAATATGTCCTGGCATTCCTCATCATATGCGCGACAGCGCCGATGCTTATAAAAGGCTAGGAGAACTGTTCAATAAGATTGGTCAACGCTGCAAGGAAAATGGAATTCAATTTGCATATCATAACCATGATTTTGAATTTGAAAAATTCGATGACCAATACGGGCTGGATATTTTAATGTCCCATACTGCCCCAGACCTCGTTCACCTGGAACTGGACACTTTTTGGGTGGAATACTGCGGCCTAAAAGCAGTAGATTTCATGAGAAAATATCCACAGCAGTGTTCTTCTCTTATCCACATAAAGGACCTTAAAAGCATGGATGAAAAGGTGAGCACGGAAATAGGGAGCGGTATAGTGGACTTCGTTGAGATTGTACGTGTGGGTAAGGAACTGGGGATTAAATGGTACATCGTGGAACAGGAAGAATTTGAAAAGCCACAGCTTGAAAGCATAAAACAAAGCCTTAATTATTTGAGGAACATCTTATAA
- a CDS encoding ATP-dependent Clp protease ATP-binding subunit, whose translation MAFFGRFTERAQRALMYAQEEARALGHNYVGTEHLLLGLIREEEGVASQVLRQLGADADKVRKQIEALIGRGTFNFNEGFGYTPRTKRVMELSFYEARNLGHNYVGTEHLLLALLREGEGVAARILKDLGIDFQTVRDQLLKVLKEEGGEPGRNARRRKSNTPTLDQFGRDLTEMAREGNLDPVVGREKEIERVVQILTRRTKNNPVLIGEPGVGKTAIVEGLAQRIVDGNIPELLRDKRVVTLDLSAMVAGTKYRGEFEERLKTVMEEVKKAGNVILFIDEMHTIIGAGAAEGAIDASNILKPALARGEIQVIGATTLDEYRKHVEKDPALERRFQPVMVEEPTKEEAIQILMGLRDKYEAHHKVRITDEAIKAAVELSARYITDRYLPDKAIDLIDEAASRVRLQAFTPPSKIKELEERLENLKKEKEEAVMNQNFEKAAQIRDEEQKIREQIEKEKERWATQNTTNTEMVTEEHIAQIVSSWTGIPVQRLEQAEAERLLKMEEILHKRVIGQDEAVRAVANAIRRARAGLKDPKRPIGSFMFLGPTGVGKTELCKALAEALFGDENAMIRIDMSEYSERHTVSRLIGAPPGYVGYEEGGQLTERVRRRPYSVVLLDEIEKAHPDVFNILLQILEDGRLTDGKGRTVDFKNTVIVMTSNVGAHTIRKQKSLGFAAGGDIAATEYERMKETIMEELKKTFRPEFLNRLDEIIVFHPLEDVHLRQIASLMIQNVAKRLAEKNIFLEVSEAAKDYMIKQGFDPIYGARPLRRVIQKTLEDRLSEEILAGRVKPGDKVLLDVEDDKLVFKNQVPV comes from the coding sequence ATGGCGTTTTTCGGCAGATTTACTGAAAGGGCTCAGCGAGCTTTGATGTATGCGCAGGAAGAGGCGCGAGCTTTAGGGCATAACTATGTAGGTACCGAGCACCTGTTGTTGGGACTTATTCGAGAGGAAGAAGGGGTTGCTTCGCAGGTTCTCAGACAACTGGGGGCCGATGCCGACAAGGTAAGAAAACAGATAGAGGCCTTGATTGGTAGGGGTACTTTCAATTTCAATGAAGGTTTCGGATATACCCCGCGAACCAAGCGGGTTATGGAACTCAGCTTCTACGAAGCTCGAAATCTGGGCCACAACTACGTAGGGACAGAACACCTTTTACTTGCACTCCTCAGGGAGGGTGAAGGGGTGGCGGCTCGAATTCTTAAAGACCTAGGTATAGACTTCCAGACAGTCAGGGATCAACTCCTTAAGGTTTTAAAGGAGGAAGGTGGAGAGCCTGGACGAAATGCCAGGAGGCGCAAGAGCAATACTCCCACCCTGGACCAGTTTGGGAGAGACCTTACTGAAATGGCTCGTGAAGGGAACCTTGATCCGGTAGTAGGAAGGGAAAAGGAAATAGAGCGAGTGGTGCAGATTTTGACCAGGAGGACCAAGAATAACCCTGTCTTGATAGGGGAACCGGGAGTGGGTAAGACTGCTATTGTCGAAGGGTTGGCTCAGAGGATTGTAGACGGTAATATCCCAGAGCTACTACGAGATAAGAGGGTTGTTACCCTGGATCTATCGGCCATGGTGGCGGGGACGAAATACCGCGGGGAATTTGAGGAGCGCCTCAAGACGGTGATGGAAGAGGTGAAGAAAGCCGGCAACGTTATTCTATTTATAGATGAGATGCACACCATTATAGGCGCCGGTGCTGCGGAAGGAGCCATTGATGCTTCTAACATACTCAAACCAGCTTTGGCCCGCGGTGAGATCCAGGTAATTGGCGCTACTACGCTAGATGAATACAGAAAGCACGTGGAGAAGGATCCGGCTCTGGAGCGAAGATTTCAGCCGGTGATGGTGGAGGAACCTACCAAAGAAGAAGCTATTCAAATACTGATGGGGCTGCGAGATAAGTATGAAGCGCATCATAAGGTCAGAATTACCGATGAGGCTATAAAGGCGGCTGTTGAGCTGTCGGCGCGGTATATAACCGACAGGTATCTCCCTGATAAGGCCATTGACCTGATCGATGAAGCGGCATCCAGGGTAAGGCTGCAGGCCTTTACGCCACCTTCCAAGATAAAAGAGCTGGAAGAGAGGCTTGAGAATTTGAAAAAAGAAAAAGAAGAGGCCGTCATGAACCAAAACTTTGAAAAGGCCGCCCAGATTCGAGATGAGGAGCAGAAGATCCGTGAACAGATCGAGAAAGAAAAGGAGAGATGGGCCACCCAGAACACCACTAATACTGAGATGGTAACTGAAGAGCACATAGCCCAAATTGTATCCAGCTGGACGGGGATACCCGTTCAAAGGCTAGAACAGGCCGAGGCCGAACGGCTGCTTAAGATGGAGGAAATACTTCACAAGCGCGTCATAGGTCAGGATGAAGCTGTACGGGCGGTGGCCAATGCCATAAGAAGAGCACGGGCAGGGCTTAAAGATCCTAAACGCCCCATCGGATCATTTATGTTCCTTGGTCCCACGGGTGTGGGAAAAACTGAGCTGTGCAAGGCTTTAGCAGAAGCACTATTCGGCGATGAAAATGCTATGATCCGCATTGACATGTCGGAGTATTCGGAGAGGCATACTGTGTCCAGGCTGATCGGCGCACCTCCTGGATATGTGGGGTATGAGGAGGGCGGTCAACTCACGGAGAGGGTGAGAAGAAGGCCATATTCAGTAGTGTTGCTTGATGAGATAGAAAAAGCGCATCCCGACGTGTTCAACATATTGCTCCAAATCCTGGAAGATGGGCGCCTTACCGACGGCAAGGGCAGAACGGTGGATTTCAAAAACACTGTAATAGTCATGACTTCAAATGTTGGGGCACATACCATAAGGAAGCAGAAAAGCCTTGGCTTTGCTGCAGGAGGCGATATAGCTGCTACTGAATATGAGAGGATGAAGGAGACCATAATGGAGGAGCTCAAAAAGACCTTCAGACCGGAGTTCCTCAATCGCCTAGACGAAATCATAGTTTTCCATCCGTTGGAGGATGTACATTTGAGGCAAATCGCATCTTTGATGATACAGAATGTAGCAAAGCGCCTGGCAGAAAAGAATATATTCCTGGAGGTCAGCGAGGCAGCCAAAGATTACATGATCAAGCAAGGTTTTGATCCGATATATGGGGCCAGGCCTTTGCGTAGGGTTATACAAAAGACCTTAGAGGATAGGCTGTCTGAGGAGATTCTTGCTGGACGGGTTAAACCAGGGGATAAGGTGCTCTTAGACGTTGAGGACGACAAACTGGTATTCAAAAACCAGGTGCCGGTGTAA
- the radA gene encoding DNA repair protein RadA, with protein MAKPKKVFVCQECGYGSPKWMGKCPSCGQWNTFVEEIQTVSRNTDDIHMVIYSKPEALEQIVLQDEERYNTGIEELDHVLGGGIVKGSLILIGGDPGIGKSTLLLQVCSSLANKHGRVLYVSGEESVRQVKMRASRLNIYARNLYLVSETNMDVILSHIQSLNPEFLVIDSIQTVFLPQLSSAPGSVAQVREATGVFMKLAKSQGITVFIVGHVTKEGAIAGPRVLEHMVDTVLYFEGDRHHSYRILRGVKNRFGSTNEIGVFEMRDSGLVQVLNPSEILLSKRTHGVPGSVVLCSMEGTRPVLVEVQALVSTTVFGIARRMSTGIDYNRVVLLMAVLEKRVGMQLYNQDAYVNVAGGLKIEEPAADLAVVTAIASSFRNVPVSPEMVVMGEVGLTGEVRGISHIDKRINESLRLGFKQCVVPHDNLKGLIVPKGMDVIGVETISEALDVILGI; from the coding sequence ATGGCGAAACCTAAAAAAGTATTTGTGTGCCAGGAATGTGGATATGGATCTCCAAAATGGATGGGTAAATGCCCTTCCTGCGGACAGTGGAATACCTTTGTGGAAGAAATACAAACCGTCAGCCGCAATACTGATGATATACATATGGTAATTTATTCTAAGCCTGAAGCGCTGGAGCAGATAGTTCTGCAGGACGAGGAAAGATATAATACTGGAATTGAAGAGCTGGACCACGTGTTGGGTGGGGGGATAGTAAAAGGGTCCCTGATATTGATAGGAGGGGACCCTGGGATTGGCAAATCAACTTTACTCCTTCAGGTGTGTAGCTCGCTAGCCAACAAGCATGGAAGGGTACTTTATGTCTCGGGTGAGGAATCTGTCAGACAGGTCAAGATGAGAGCCAGCCGCCTCAATATATACGCTAGAAATTTGTATCTGGTTTCAGAAACCAACATGGACGTGATACTATCTCATATTCAAAGTTTAAACCCAGAATTTTTGGTAATAGATTCCATTCAAACGGTGTTTTTGCCTCAGCTGTCATCTGCGCCGGGGAGTGTAGCTCAAGTTCGTGAGGCCACAGGAGTATTCATGAAGCTGGCTAAAAGCCAAGGGATTACCGTATTTATAGTAGGGCATGTGACGAAAGAAGGTGCGATTGCAGGGCCTAGGGTGTTGGAACACATGGTAGATACTGTTTTGTATTTTGAAGGAGACAGGCATCACAGTTATAGGATACTGCGCGGGGTAAAAAACAGGTTTGGTTCTACTAATGAGATTGGCGTATTTGAGATGAGGGATAGTGGTCTTGTACAGGTTTTAAACCCGTCTGAGATTTTACTTTCTAAGCGAACACATGGAGTGCCTGGTTCGGTGGTGTTGTGTAGTATGGAGGGAACTAGGCCGGTGCTGGTGGAAGTGCAGGCTTTAGTGAGCACTACTGTATTTGGTATAGCACGGCGCATGTCTACTGGCATAGACTATAACCGGGTTGTTTTGCTTATGGCGGTACTGGAGAAAAGAGTGGGAATGCAATTATATAACCAAGATGCTTACGTGAATGTCGCGGGAGGGCTCAAAATAGAGGAGCCAGCTGCTGATCTAGCCGTTGTCACTGCCATCGCTTCCAGCTTTAGAAACGTCCCGGTAAGCCCAGAAATGGTGGTGATGGGTGAGGTGGGACTAACAGGTGAAGTAAGGGGGATAAGCCATATTGACAAAAGGATTAACGAAAGCTTAAGATTAGGTTTTAAGCAATGCGTAGTACCCCATGACAATTTGAAAGGGCTTATTGTCCCCAAAGGTATGGACGTGATAGGCGTTGAGACTATTTCAGAAGCTCTTGATGTAATTTTGGGTATTTAA
- a CDS encoding CtsR family transcriptional regulator, protein MARLSDMIEEFIKTLLEESNGQLELQRNELADYFECAPSQINYVLTTRFSLDRGYYIESRRGGGGYIRIIRLDMDNNDYIMYLLKERIGNRISQQAAEDIIDHMLDKGIITQRESLIMKAAVQDKGIGIPSNLKDNVRASIMKAMLTAILKLRT, encoded by the coding sequence ATGGCACGATTGAGCGACATGATCGAAGAGTTCATAAAAACTTTATTAGAGGAAAGTAACGGACAATTGGAGCTTCAAAGGAACGAACTTGCGGATTATTTTGAGTGTGCTCCTTCACAGATCAATTACGTGCTGACTACGCGATTTTCGCTTGATCGTGGGTACTATATAGAGAGCCGCAGGGGCGGTGGAGGATACATCCGAATTATCCGCCTGGATATGGACAATAATGATTATATAATGTATTTGCTCAAGGAAAGGATAGGCAATCGTATATCCCAACAGGCTGCCGAAGACATAATTGACCACATGCTCGACAAAGGTATTATAACCCAGCGGGAGTCACTCATAATGAAGGCGGCTGTACAGGATAAGGGGATAGGTATTCCGTCAAACCTGAAAGACAATGTTCGAGCCAGCATAATGAAAGCCATGCTTACGGCTATTTTGAAGCTACGTACCTGA
- a CDS encoding protein arginine kinase, whose product MSWISENGPYSGIVMSSRIRIARNIAGLPFPSIASIETSQKVVDMVRKSILESNSILSRDFDFVSLRNLNEVERYILVEKHLISPDLVERAEIAAVLMDRNEQVSIMINEEDHIRMQCIFPGFQLDKAWELLNRVDDIVEESIEYSFDEHLGYLTSCPTNVGTGMRASVMMHLPGLVATNYINSVLHTISKVGLTARGLYGEGSEALGDIYQISNQITLGPTEEEIISSLNIAVRQIIENERMARQALAQSGKLEFEDRIWRALGVLKHARRLSLQEFMTLLSQVRLGVDMGIIKGIDAVMLNELMVKCQPAHLQAYVGREMSAEELDIVRANRVRDELSKIS is encoded by the coding sequence ATGAGCTGGATAAGCGAAAACGGACCTTACAGCGGCATAGTCATGAGCAGTCGAATAAGGATTGCTAGAAATATAGCGGGGTTGCCTTTTCCATCCATAGCAAGCATAGAAACTTCTCAAAAAGTCGTGGATATGGTGAGGAAAAGCATCCTGGAAAGCAACTCTATATTGAGCCGGGATTTTGATTTTGTCTCCTTGAGAAATTTGAATGAGGTGGAAAGGTATATACTTGTAGAAAAGCATCTGATAAGTCCTGATTTGGTGGAACGTGCGGAGATAGCAGCTGTTCTGATGGACCGTAACGAACAGGTGAGCATAATGATAAATGAAGAAGACCATATACGGATGCAGTGTATCTTCCCCGGATTTCAGCTTGATAAGGCCTGGGAGCTCTTAAACAGAGTGGATGATATAGTGGAAGAAAGCATAGAGTATTCCTTTGATGAACATTTAGGATATCTTACCAGCTGTCCTACTAATGTGGGTACTGGTATGCGAGCCTCTGTGATGATGCACCTGCCTGGACTGGTGGCTACCAATTATATAAACAGCGTTTTGCATACCATTTCTAAAGTGGGTTTAACTGCTAGGGGGCTTTATGGTGAGGGCAGTGAAGCCCTAGGAGATATCTATCAGATATCCAACCAGATTACTCTAGGTCCAACGGAGGAAGAGATAATAAGCAGCCTCAACATTGCTGTGCGCCAGATAATAGAGAACGAAAGGATGGCACGTCAAGCATTAGCCCAGTCAGGCAAGTTAGAGTTTGAGGATCGAATATGGCGGGCTCTGGGTGTCCTGAAACATGCCAGGAGATTGAGCCTGCAGGAATTTATGACTTTACTCTCTCAGGTGCGTTTGGGAGTAGATATGGGTATCATAAAAGGGATAGATGCTGTAATGTTAAATGAGTTGATGGTCAAATGTCAGCCGGCACACCTTCAAGCTTATGTGGGCAGAGAGATGAGTGCAGAAGAATTGGATATAGTGAGGGCTAATAGGGTTAGGGATGAATTGAGTAAAATTTCCTAA
- a CDS encoding TolB family protein, with protein sequence MFFKEMTELFKGFFVRKRNTGLILLRLFREINRRLLRWMSNFIGDKKGVRLVIISCVCITLVAVGILLLKMVFNQNSFNEESGNLSNEWISSQSAEPMTEESNNNDGSARFSIIDISVTSVDLETEMLQINEPTPYGKELLYSAGSASNIDGPVLTKLFLYNIDTKEENQVAEAKVKFGEIYEGRFNADWIVWLDTNQSGTNYIYALNRKTGEVFQVKRCDLNKPQLMLYGDNLVWVEQKDEQHDRLYLYNLKSGEPVVLDSFDNPTYGTCPPALYNDVVVWVYPSSDDSNRSIIKKLDLKKALTVSQAMGQNVAVKSSKGQSEKETERTVDEPSRDVLQQDEKVASEADNALTKVESTVVQGGDEDGFDGEDGIEPKIIDPKGFAIYPQTNGEVIAWLDNIDPSRARLLMTRDDGETIQMVAQGVGRVFGVGDKFIVYTQNDSIMLYFWEIDRYARLTAPGEKGMLSKACVWGNVVVWYDISDPSQRKDRVKISIIEQPSI encoded by the coding sequence ATGTTTTTTAAGGAGATGACAGAATTGTTCAAAGGTTTTTTTGTTAGAAAAAGGAATACGGGTTTAATATTGTTGAGGCTATTTAGGGAAATAAATAGACGGCTGTTACGCTGGATGTCAAACTTTATTGGGGATAAAAAGGGTGTGCGCCTGGTAATTATTTCATGTGTGTGTATAACACTTGTGGCGGTGGGGATATTGTTGCTCAAGATGGTTTTCAATCAAAATTCCTTTAATGAAGAGAGTGGAAATTTATCAAATGAGTGGATTTCAAGTCAGTCGGCAGAACCGATGACTGAAGAGAGCAATAATAATGATGGTTCTGCTCGGTTTTCCATAATAGATATTTCCGTTACTTCAGTTGATTTGGAGACCGAGATGCTGCAGATAAATGAACCCACTCCTTATGGAAAGGAGCTGCTCTATTCGGCAGGCAGTGCCTCAAACATCGATGGCCCTGTGCTTACCAAACTTTTTCTGTATAACATCGACACAAAAGAGGAAAACCAAGTTGCTGAAGCTAAAGTTAAATTTGGTGAGATTTATGAGGGCAGATTTAATGCTGATTGGATTGTATGGCTTGATACCAACCAAAGTGGCACTAATTACATATATGCCCTCAATAGAAAGACGGGCGAGGTGTTTCAGGTTAAGCGATGTGACCTTAACAAGCCACAGTTGATGTTGTACGGCGATAACTTAGTATGGGTAGAGCAAAAAGATGAACAGCATGACAGGTTGTATTTATATAACCTTAAGTCAGGGGAGCCAGTAGTGCTAGACAGCTTTGATAATCCCACATATGGGACATGTCCACCCGCATTATACAATGATGTAGTGGTTTGGGTATATCCCTCTTCGGACGACTCTAACAGGAGCATTATCAAAAAGCTTGACCTTAAGAAAGCATTGACAGTGAGCCAGGCTATGGGGCAAAATGTGGCGGTGAAATCCAGTAAAGGCCAATCTGAAAAGGAGACAGAGAGGACTGTTGACGAGCCTTCAAGGGATGTGTTGCAACAGGATGAGAAGGTGGCTAGTGAAGCCGATAACGCATTGACAAAAGTAGAAAGTACGGTTGTACAAGGTGGAGATGAAGATGGTTTTGATGGAGAAGATGGAATAGAACCTAAGATAATAGATCCAAAGGGATTTGCCATTTATCCTCAGACCAATGGAGAAGTGATTGCCTGGTTGGACAATATTGATCCTTCTAGGGCCAGGCTTCTTATGACCAGAGATGACGGTGAGACCATTCAGATGGTTGCGCAGGGAGTTGGAAGGGTGTTTGGAGTAGGGGACAAGTTTATTGTTTATACCCAGAATGATTCAATAATGCTGTATTTTTGGGAAATAGATCGTTATGCAAGGCTTACCGCTCCCGGGGAGAAAGGGATGCTGTCCAAAGCCTGTGTGTGGGGTAATGTGGTAGTGTGGTATGATATAAGCGATCCATCACAGAGAAAGGATAGAGTAAAAATTAGTATTATTGAGCAGCCTAGTATATAG
- a CDS encoding MFS transporter, whose product MYKRLGCYCLAFYIVRDRFDLILDLLLFGDIIILDFVNIIDLLKLGVYMKNLSIKIRGIHPKQLQYSLLEFVFWATFAAYYPFVVVFLRSKGFSNTIIGTIIAINSLIVVFAQPFWGAVSDWMQSIKKVFLICLAAAILLLQPVPFISSAVFVGIILALVTAFESPLVPLLDSWVVQSIKTEKSLYYGSIRLWGSIGFAVMVYIYGKIIDIFSVNALFLILLLMGCLTFIVCVRIKSDRPVTSNSANNLNFNKLLKNYSYMSFLIFAMILIIPHRSAFIFLPNLMELVGGSEGELGMVFAIMAISEIPVFLYSKALISRFKPVSLLLVSAIFFILRQALYLVVRTPFHVLLVQLLQGPSFALFTNGVVYYIDELAPPELKATAQTFANSVFFGIGGIIASYVGGWMVDSYGLKSIYLVGFLVSIAVVLLFFCSLGINKVLRQHSVDV is encoded by the coding sequence ATGTATAAAAGGCTAGGCTGTTATTGCCTAGCCTTTTATATTGTCAGGGATCGTTTTGACTTAATATTGGATTTATTATTGTTTGGTGATATAATTATTCTTGATTTTGTAAATATTATAGACCTTTTAAAACTGGGGGTTTATATGAAGAATTTATCGATAAAAATTCGCGGTATACACCCAAAGCAGTTACAATATTCCCTTTTGGAATTTGTATTCTGGGCGACTTTTGCTGCGTATTATCCATTTGTAGTGGTTTTTTTGAGAAGTAAGGGTTTTAGCAATACAATTATAGGGACAATAATAGCTATAAATTCATTGATTGTCGTTTTTGCTCAACCGTTTTGGGGAGCAGTAAGTGATTGGATGCAATCTATAAAAAAGGTCTTTCTCATTTGTTTAGCTGCGGCGATACTATTACTCCAACCTGTTCCCTTTATTTCATCAGCTGTATTTGTAGGTATAATTTTGGCATTGGTTACAGCATTTGAGTCGCCTCTTGTGCCTTTACTAGATAGCTGGGTTGTCCAGAGTATTAAAACGGAAAAAAGCCTTTACTATGGCAGCATCAGGTTGTGGGGTTCAATTGGTTTTGCTGTTATGGTGTACATATATGGAAAAATAATAGATATTTTTTCGGTTAACGCATTGTTTCTAATTTTGTTGTTGATGGGGTGTTTGACTTTTATTGTATGTGTAAGGATTAAGAGCGATAGGCCAGTAACATCTAATAGTGCTAATAATTTGAATTTCAATAAATTGCTAAAAAACTATTCGTATATGTCTTTTTTGATTTTTGCCATGATTTTGATTATCCCTCATAGAAGTGCATTTATTTTTCTTCCGAATCTTATGGAACTAGTGGGAGGGTCTGAAGGAGAGCTTGGAATGGTTTTTGCCATAATGGCTATAAGTGAAATTCCCGTTTTTTTGTATTCGAAAGCTCTCATTAGCAGATTTAAGCCGGTGAGTTTATTACTGGTTTCTGCTATATTTTTTATTCTCCGTCAGGCATTGTATCTTGTAGTAAGAACTCCCTTTCATGTGCTTCTCGTACAACTTCTGCAGGGACCTTCATTTGCGTTGTTCACAAATGGCGTAGTGTATTATATTGATGAGTTAGCTCCGCCTGAGTTAAAAGCCACTGCTCAAACTTTTGCTAATTCCGTATTTTTTGGGATAGGTGGGATAATAGCAAGCTATGTAGGAGGATGGATGGTTGATAGTTATGGGCTTAAGAGTATATATTTGGTAGGGTTCCTTGTCAGTATTGCTGTCGTGCTATTGTTCTTTTGTTCGTTGGGTATAAATAAAGTACTACGGCAGCATTCCGTAGATGTTTGA